A genome region from Dolichospermum compactum NIES-806 includes the following:
- a CDS encoding Ni/Fe hydrogenase subunit alpha, with the protein MKTIIIDPVTRIEGHAKISIYLDDEGQVNDARFHVTEFRGFEKFCVGRPFPEMPGITARICGICPVSHLLASAKTGDRILAVTIPKTASQLRRLMNLGQIIQSHALSFFHLSAPDLLLGMDSEPENRNIFGLIAAEPELARGGIRLRQFGQEIIELLGGKKIHPSWAVPGGVRDPLTTENRTHIQQKIPEAKATVISAIALFKSLLKTYEKEAKTFGNFPSLFMGLVSSEGLWETYDGHIRFVDSGGNIVADNLDAANYHEFIGEAVQADSYLKSPYYLPLGYPDTTDHCRLDSGMYRVGPLARLNICNHIGTPLADTELKEFRSHGNGTVKSSFFYHYARLIEILASIEHIEIILDDPDILSTRLRAEAGINCLEAVGVSEAPRGTLFHHYQVDENGLMLKVNLIIATGQNNLAMNRTVAQIARHFIQGDHIKEGMLNRVEAGIRAFDPCLSCSTHAMGQMPLLIEVVDTNGTIVNQICRN; encoded by the coding sequence ATGAAAACAATCATTATTGACCCAGTTACTCGCATTGAAGGACACGCGAAAATTAGCATTTATTTAGATGATGAAGGTCAAGTAAATGATGCTAGATTTCATGTTACGGAATTTCGTGGGTTTGAAAAATTTTGTGTCGGTCGTCCATTTCCAGAAATGCCAGGAATTACGGCGAGAATTTGCGGTATTTGTCCAGTCAGTCACTTATTAGCATCAGCCAAAACAGGCGATCGCATTTTAGCCGTCACAATTCCCAAAACAGCCTCTCAATTACGCCGTTTGATGAATTTGGGTCAAATCATCCAATCTCATGCCCTCAGCTTCTTTCACCTCAGCGCACCAGACCTATTATTAGGCATGGATAGCGAACCCGAAAACCGCAATATTTTTGGTTTAATTGCTGCCGAACCGGAATTAGCCAGAGGTGGAATCCGTTTACGCCAATTTGGACAAGAAATCATTGAATTATTAGGAGGAAAAAAAATTCATCCTTCCTGGGCTGTTCCTGGTGGAGTTCGTGACCCTTTAACCACAGAAAATCGCACCCACATTCAGCAAAAAATTCCTGAAGCCAAAGCCACTGTAATTAGTGCCATAGCTTTATTTAAAAGCTTGTTAAAAACTTATGAAAAAGAAGCAAAAACCTTTGGTAATTTTCCGAGTTTATTCATGGGTTTAGTCAGTTCTGAAGGTTTATGGGAAACTTATGATGGACATATCCGATTTGTTGATAGTGGAGGAAACATCGTTGCTGATAATCTTGATGCTGCTAACTATCATGAATTTATTGGTGAAGCAGTCCAAGCAGATTCTTATTTAAAATCACCTTATTATCTTCCTTTAGGTTATCCTGATACCACAGATCATTGTCGTTTAGATAGTGGAATGTATCGCGTTGGACCATTAGCTAGATTAAATATTTGTAATCATATTGGCACACCTTTAGCAGACACAGAATTAAAAGAATTTCGTAGTCATGGAAACGGAACTGTTAAATCATCATTTTTCTATCATTATGCCCGGTTGATTGAAATTTTAGCATCAATTGAACATATAGAGATTATCCTTGATGACCCAGATATTCTATCAACTCGTCTCCGTGCGGAAGCTGGTATTAATTGCCTGGAAGCAGTTGGAGTTAGTGAAGCCCCAAGAGGAACATTATTCCATCATTATCAAGTTGATGAAAATGGTTTAATGTTAAAAGTAAATTTGATTATTGCTACTGGTCAAAATAACTTAGCCATGAATCGCACAGTTGCCCAAATTGCCCGTCATTTTATTCAAGGAGACCATATAAAAGAAGGAATGTTAAACCGAGTTGAAGCCGGAATTAGGGCTTTTGATCCTTGTTTGAGTTGTTCCACTCATGCAATGGGACAAATGCCTTTATTAATAGAAGTAGTGGACACAAATGGAACTATAGTTAATCAAATTTGCCGTAATTAA
- a CDS encoding hydrogenase maturation protease, with product MIKTTIVIGYGNELCSDDGIGCRVANIVNLWHLSNVQSLAVHQLTPELAANLANVNLAIFVDASLNSELQNVQVESILPNESRMIIGHSIKLTYLLALTKSLYGYSPPAWLITVPGVNFELGDCLSPIAEQGISIALTKIINIINKG from the coding sequence ATGATAAAAACTACAATAGTGATTGGTTATGGAAATGAATTATGTAGTGATGATGGTATTGGTTGTAGGGTAGCAAATATAGTTAATCTTTGGCATCTATCTAATGTCCAATCTTTAGCAGTTCACCAACTTACTCCAGAATTAGCAGCAAATTTGGCAAATGTCAATTTAGCAATTTTTGTAGATGCTAGTTTGAATTCAGAATTGCAAAATGTGCAAGTAGAATCTATACTACCTAATGAATCTAGGATGATCATAGGACATAGCATTAAGCTTACATATCTTTTAGCCTTAACAAAATCTCTCTATGGTTATAGTCCACCAGCTTGGTTAATAACAGTACCAGGGGTTAACTTTGAATTAGGAGATTGTCTTTCACCAATAGCAGAACAAGGAATTAGTATAGCTTTAACAAAAATCATTAACATTATTAATAAAGGATAA
- a CDS encoding DUF3122 domain-containing protein: MLQHIQQIFKRILLVGILTTFIFLGLANLSSEKVIAAITQLGNPPEELIYRSQVKLDDQSGKVWQVVLFKQVYSDQPSNINLRLVGFPSVGELIHPQPLRITSTTGKVWNAADVFLEEAPAPTVGQYDLTEILPQLPPESLTLSIPLPSTNFINIAVPIHVVKEWQSLISTEN, translated from the coding sequence ATGTTACAGCATATTCAACAAATATTTAAGCGAATTCTATTAGTAGGAATATTGACAACATTTATATTCCTTGGTTTAGCAAATCTATCATCTGAAAAAGTAATTGCTGCTATTACTCAGCTAGGAAATCCTCCAGAAGAACTTATTTATCGTTCACAAGTGAAATTAGATGATCAATCAGGAAAAGTCTGGCAAGTTGTATTATTTAAACAAGTGTATTCGGATCAACCATCGAATATAAATCTTCGCCTAGTTGGTTTTCCTAGTGTTGGTGAGTTAATTCATCCCCAACCTTTAAGAATCACCTCAACAACAGGTAAAGTTTGGAATGCTGCTGATGTATTTTTAGAGGAAGCTCCAGCACCAACTGTTGGTCAATATGATTTGACAGAAATCTTACCTCAATTACCTCCAGAATCTTTAACTTTATCTATACCCCTTCCCAGCACAAACTTCATTAATATCGCAGTTCCTATTCATGTTGTCAAAGAATGGCAATCATTAATTTCCACTGAAAACTGA
- a CDS encoding NADH-quinone oxidoreductase subunit B family protein: protein MTKIKLATVWLGGCSGCHMSFLDLDEWLIYLAAQVDIVYSPFADIKEYPEGVDIVLVEGAIANEEHLELIYKIRERTKTIISFGDCAVTGNVTALRNLSGGAEPALQLAYIQEANINQQIPNSWGIVPPLLDTVVPVHKVVPVDIYLPGCPPSAHRIRAALEPLLKGENPQIVGRKMIKFG from the coding sequence ATGACTAAAATCAAATTAGCAACAGTCTGGTTAGGTGGGTGTTCTGGTTGTCATATGTCCTTTCTCGATTTGGACGAATGGTTAATATATTTAGCCGCACAAGTAGATATAGTTTATAGTCCCTTTGCTGATATTAAAGAATATCCCGAAGGTGTAGATATCGTATTAGTTGAAGGTGCGATCGCCAATGAAGAACATTTAGAATTAATTTACAAAATTAGAGAACGAACTAAAACAATAATTTCCTTTGGTGATTGTGCTGTTACTGGTAATGTTACCGCTTTACGTAATCTTTCCGGTGGTGCTGAACCAGCCCTACAATTAGCTTACATTCAAGAAGCCAATATTAATCAACAAATTCCCAATTCCTGGGGAATTGTTCCCCCTTTACTAGATACAGTTGTCCCTGTGCATAAGGTAGTACCAGTTGATATTTATTTACCCGGTTGTCCCCCTTCAGCACATCGGATTCGTGCCGCACTTGAACCACTATTAAAAGGAGAAAACCCGCAAATTGTCGGCAGAAAAATGATTAAATTTGGTTAA
- a CDS encoding universal stress protein codes for MFKKILVAVDRSDMSVKVFEQALSLAKITSANLMLLHVLSQEEEGSPEALIFPNIDYYPGWNEQSFKLYQEHWEKFKNEGWQMLQSWSAQANTSGVNTEFTQNTGSPGRMICELATDWNADLIIMGRRGRSGLAEFFLGSVSNYVLHHAPCSVQIVHVPISSPAVNVSSAATTVSN; via the coding sequence GAGTGTAAAAGTTTTTGAGCAAGCTTTATCTTTAGCCAAGATCACATCTGCAAATTTAATGTTACTGCACGTTTTATCACAGGAAGAGGAAGGCAGTCCAGAGGCGCTGATTTTCCCCAATATTGACTACTATCCTGGCTGGAACGAGCAAAGCTTTAAATTATATCAAGAACATTGGGAAAAATTTAAGAACGAAGGCTGGCAAATGTTACAGTCATGGAGCGCCCAAGCTAATACATCTGGTGTTAATACAGAATTTACCCAAAATACTGGTAGTCCAGGACGAATGATTTGTGAATTAGCCACTGACTGGAATGCTGACTTAATTATCATGGGACGACGGGGACGTTCTGGACTGGCGGAATTTTTTCTCGGTAGTGTGAGTAATTATGTTTTACATCATGCACCTTGTTCGGTGCAGATTGTTCATGTTCCTATTAGTTCCCCAGCGGTAAATGTTTCTTCAGCAGCTACTACGGTTAGTAACTAA
- a CDS encoding NuoF family protein — MELSELLEIAQKELSQRKSVQIRCCTAAGCLSSDSQSVKDHLEASVKAAGLQDTVQVAGVGCMRLCCQGPLVQVENRENLSASKLYQKVMPENAAAIMAGVKGEVTSLQEGDLNQPFFSRQLPIVLENSGKIDPERIQAYIAADGYQALYQVLREMKPSQVVETITKSGLRGRGGAGYPTGLKWGTVAKSASERKFVICNADEGDPGAFMDRSVLESDPHRILEGMAIAAYSIGANQGYIYVRAEYPIAIKRLEIAIRQAQHLGLLGSQIFDSPFDFKVEIRIGAGAYVCGEETALMASIEGKRGVPHPRPPYPAESGLWGYPTLINNVETFANIAPIIRKGADWFANIGIGKSKGTKVFALAGNIRNTGLIEVPMGTSLQEIVEEMGGGVPDNGMAKAVQTGGPSGGCIPAAAFATPVDYESLTALGSMMGSGGMIVMDQTTNMVDVARFFMEFCMDESCGKCIPCRVGTVQLHGLLTKISQGKGSLADLDLLEELCDMVKHTSLCGLGQSAPNPVFSTLQYFRDEYLELVSCH, encoded by the coding sequence ATGGAACTAAGTGAATTATTAGAAATTGCCCAAAAGGAACTTTCTCAACGGAAATCTGTGCAAATTCGCTGTTGTACTGCTGCGGGTTGTCTCTCTTCTGATTCTCAATCTGTGAAAGATCATCTCGAAGCATCTGTGAAAGCTGCGGGTTTACAAGATACTGTACAAGTTGCTGGTGTCGGTTGTATGCGTTTGTGCTGTCAGGGACCATTGGTACAGGTGGAAAATCGGGAAAATTTATCCGCATCAAAGCTGTATCAAAAAGTTATGCCAGAAAATGCAGCAGCAATTATGGCGGGGGTAAAGGGAGAAGTCACAAGTTTACAGGAGGGTGATTTAAATCAGCCATTTTTTAGCCGTCAATTACCAATTGTCCTAGAAAACAGTGGTAAAATTGACCCCGAACGGATTCAAGCTTATATTGCGGCTGATGGTTATCAAGCCCTTTACCAAGTGTTGCGGGAAATGAAACCCAGTCAGGTGGTAGAAACTATTACTAAAAGCGGTTTAAGGGGACGTGGTGGTGCTGGTTATCCCACTGGTTTAAAATGGGGAACAGTAGCAAAATCCGCCAGTGAGAGGAAGTTTGTAATTTGCAATGCTGATGAAGGTGATCCTGGTGCATTCATGGATAGGAGTGTATTGGAAAGTGATCCTCACCGGATTTTGGAAGGGATGGCGATCGCTGCCTACTCCATCGGCGCAAATCAAGGCTATATTTATGTTAGGGCAGAATATCCTATTGCTATTAAACGTCTAGAAATTGCTATTCGTCAAGCCCAACACTTAGGGCTTTTGGGTTCACAAATCTTTGATTCTCCCTTTGATTTTAAAGTAGAAATCCGGATCGGTGCGGGAGCTTATGTCTGCGGTGAAGAAACGGCGTTAATGGCTTCAATTGAAGGTAAACGTGGTGTCCCCCATCCTCGTCCACCATACCCGGCTGAATCGGGTTTATGGGGCTATCCAACGTTAATTAACAACGTGGAAACCTTTGCCAATATCGCGCCAATTATTCGTAAAGGTGCTGATTGGTTTGCTAATATCGGCATTGGTAAAAGCAAAGGCACAAAGGTATTTGCGTTAGCGGGAAACATCCGCAACACGGGTTTAATTGAAGTCCCAATGGGAACATCTTTACAGGAAATTGTCGAGGAAATGGGAGGAGGTGTTCCCGACAATGGTATGGCTAAAGCAGTACAAACCGGTGGACCTTCAGGGGGATGTATTCCTGCGGCGGCTTTTGCTACACCTGTGGATTATGAATCTTTAACTGCTTTGGGTTCAATGATGGGTTCGGGCGGGATGATTGTCATGGATCAAACTACAAATATGGTAGATGTCGCCCGCTTTTTCATGGAATTTTGTATGGATGAATCTTGCGGTAAGTGCATTCCTTGTCGAGTAGGAACTGTGCAATTACACGGTTTATTAACAAAGATTAGTCAAGGAAAAGGTTCACTAGCTGATTTAGATTTATTGGAGGAACTTTGCGACATGGTAAAACACACCAGTTTATGTGGTTTAGGACAGTCTGCACCAAATCCAGTTTTTAGCACTTTGCAATATTTTCGAGATGAATATTTGGAATTAGTCAGTTGTCATTAG
- the hoxU gene encoding bidirectional hydrogenase complex protein HoxU, with the protein MTVKTLTINGELISAREDETLLEAAQEASIHIPTLCHLEGVGDIGACRLCLVEIAGSNKLQPACVTKVTEGMEVNTNSDRLQKYRRTIVEMLFAEGNHICSVCVANDNCELQDLAIEMGMDHLRLEYQNPQRTVDTSHHLFGIDHNRCVLCTRCIRVCDEIEGAHTWDMAGRGSKSHAITDLNQPWGTSQTCTSCGKCVNACPTGALFDKGSSVGEMKHDRGKIEFLVTARNKKQWNF; encoded by the coding sequence ATGACTGTAAAAACTTTAACAATAAATGGGGAATTGATTAGCGCTCGTGAGGATGAAACCTTACTAGAAGCAGCGCAGGAAGCTAGTATTCATATTCCTACATTATGCCATTTAGAAGGTGTAGGTGATATTGGTGCTTGTCGTTTATGTTTGGTGGAAATTGCGGGAAGTAATAAATTACAACCTGCTTGCGTGACTAAAGTTACAGAAGGAATGGAGGTGAATACAAATAGCGATCGCTTACAAAAATACCGGCGGACAATTGTAGAAATGTTATTTGCCGAAGGTAATCACATTTGCTCAGTTTGTGTTGCTAATGATAACTGTGAATTACAAGATTTAGCCATAGAAATGGGCATGGATCATCTCCGCTTAGAATATCAAAATCCTCAGCGAACTGTTGACACTTCCCATCATCTTTTTGGCATAGATCATAATCGTTGTGTACTTTGCACTCGCTGTATTCGTGTCTGTGATGAAATTGAAGGCGCACATACTTGGGATATGGCAGGAAGAGGATCAAAATCTCATGCAATTACTGATTTAAATCAACCTTGGGGAACTTCCCAAACCTGTACTTCCTGCGGTAAATGTGTTAATGCCTGTCCCACAGGAGCGTTATTTGATAAAGGTTCAAGTGTCGGTGAAATGAAACATGATCGGGGCAAAATTGAATTTTTAGTAACTGCAAGAAATAAAAAGCAGTGGAATTTTTAG
- the hoxE gene encoding bidirectional hydrogenase complex protein HoxE, protein MKTSVPPSSTHPSGDKRLKILDATIKRHQYQQDALIEILHRASELFGYLELDLLLYISHSLKLPPSRVYGVATFYHLFSLAPKGVHNCVVCTGTACYVKGSTAILTQLEKLTQIHAGETTTNGQISLITARCLGACGIAPAVVFDGVVLGNQTPESVGEKVGEWWQNGTK, encoded by the coding sequence ATGAAAACATCAGTTCCACCTTCTTCAACTCATCCCAGTGGAGACAAGCGTTTAAAGATTTTGGACGCAACTATTAAGCGTCATCAATACCAACAAGATGCACTTATTGAAATTCTACATCGGGCTTCTGAATTATTTGGTTATCTAGAACTGGATTTATTACTGTACATTTCCCATAGTTTGAAGTTACCACCTAGTCGAGTCTATGGGGTGGCTACTTTCTATCATTTGTTTTCCCTCGCCCCAAAAGGGGTTCATAACTGTGTGGTTTGTACGGGTACAGCTTGTTATGTTAAAGGCTCAACAGCGATCTTAACCCAGTTGGAAAAATTAACGCAAATTCACGCAGGAGAAACTACCACAAATGGTCAAATTTCTTTGATAACAGCTAGATGTTTGGGGGCTTGTGGAATTGCTCCGGCGGTAGTCTTTGATGGTGTTGTTTTAGGTAATCAAACCCCGGAATCAGTTGGCGAAAAAGTGGGAGAATGGTGGCAAAATGGAACTAAGTGA
- a CDS encoding CBS domain-containing protein, whose product MLTAADVMTKDVAMIRSSATVKEAVDLMKARDWRALIVDRRHEQDAYGIITESDIVYKVISYSKDPNKIRVYEIMTKPCIVVNPELGLEYVARLFANHHLRRAPVISGKLLGIISLTDILARSTCLEQPRSFLLEQELQDEIKKARIVCAEKGINSAECAAAWDVVEEIQAEIAHQLAEKPLKTAFEDYCDEYSEFTESRFYDL is encoded by the coding sequence ATGTTAACAGCAGCAGATGTAATGACTAAAGATGTGGCAATGATTCGCAGTTCAGCCACAGTCAAAGAAGCAGTTGATTTAATGAAAGCAAGAGATTGGAGAGCATTAATTGTAGATCGTCGTCATGAACAAGATGCTTATGGAATTATCACAGAAAGCGACATTGTGTATAAAGTCATTTCCTATAGCAAAGATCCAAATAAAATCCGTGTTTATGAAATTATGACTAAACCTTGTATTGTCGTTAATCCAGAATTAGGTTTAGAATATGTAGCCAGATTATTTGCTAATCATCATCTCCGACGTGCGCCTGTAATTAGTGGTAAATTATTAGGAATAATCTCACTTACTGATATCTTAGCCAGAAGTACTTGTTTAGAACAACCGCGCTCATTTTTATTAGAACAAGAATTACAAGATGAAATTAAAAAAGCTCGAATTGTTTGTGCAGAAAAAGGCATCAATTCCGCAGAATGTGCAGCAGCTTGGGATGTAGTAGAAGAAATTCAAGCCGAAATTGCCCACCAACTCGCTGAAAAACCTCTGAAAACTGCCTTTGAAGATTACTGTGATGAATATTCAGAATTCACAGAATCTAGGTTTTATGATTTGTAA
- a CDS encoding pentapeptide repeat-containing protein, producing the protein MPEVNFQQPINSAARILEEYAMGKRDFERAELGDANLQSLDLKGSDFSYADLSKANLSGANLRGCDLSFADLSEANLQNADLRGTMLFSANLRQANLEGTHLKKADCDHNTHFPNNFDLIAAGVNMSEP; encoded by the coding sequence ATGCCTGAAGTTAATTTTCAACAACCAATTAATAGTGCTGCTAGGATTTTAGAAGAATATGCGATGGGAAAAAGAGACTTTGAAAGAGCAGAATTAGGCGATGCTAATTTACAAAGTTTGGATTTAAAAGGCTCTGATTTCAGCTATGCTGATTTGAGTAAAGCCAACCTTAGCGGTGCAAATTTGCGAGGATGTGATTTGAGTTTTGCTGATTTAAGTGAGGCCAATTTACAAAATGCAGATTTGCGCGGAACAATGTTATTTTCCGCGAATTTGCGTCAAGCTAATTTAGAAGGGACGCATTTAAAAAAGGCAGACTGTGATCATAACACCCATTTTCCCAATAATTTTGACCTTATTGCAGCAGGTGTAAATATGAGTGAACCATAG
- a CDS encoding Uma2 family endonuclease has translation MTLATAKRFTITEYHRLADLDFFTEDDRVELIKGEIIKMAAKGRPHSTYNRRLIRELTTLLGNLATLQAQDPIYIAPNSEPEPDIAILRNRTDDYFLNHPTSSDIFLIIEVADSSLKYDQEVKLPLYSEAGISDYWIFNLIAYYLECYSDPYQDLQGKFGYRHKSIILPNESVKLPSFPELILDLTKVFPGKN, from the coding sequence ATGACTCTTGCTACTGCTAAACGCTTTACCATAACTGAATATCACCGTCTAGCAGACCTTGACTTCTTCACAGAAGATGACAGAGTTGAACTAATTAAAGGTGAAATTATCAAAATGGCTGCAAAAGGTAGACCACATTCAACATACAATAGACGGTTAATCAGAGAATTAACAACATTATTAGGAAATCTTGCCACTTTACAAGCTCAAGATCCTATATACATAGCCCCAAATAGTGAACCAGAACCAGATATAGCTATCCTCCGTAATAGAACTGATGATTATTTTCTAAATCATCCCACCTCATCTGATATTTTCCTAATTATTGAAGTAGCTGATTCATCTTTAAAATATGACCAAGAAGTGAAACTACCCCTATATTCAGAAGCAGGTATTTCTGATTATTGGATTTTCAACTTAATCGCCTATTATTTAGAATGCTACAGTGACCCATATCAAGATTTACAAGGTAAATTTGGCTATCGTCACAAATCAATTATCCTCCCTAATGAGTCCGTAAAATTGCCATCTTTCCCGGAATTAATCTTAGATTTAACTAAAGTATTTCCAGGGAAAAATTAA